From the genome of Phycicoccus duodecadis:
TGACCTGGGTGCCGATCCCCTCCGCCCGCAGCGAGGTGGCGAACATCTCGGCGGCGAGGGAGTGCCAGTCACCCTCGGGACAGGCGACCAGCGTCAGCCCGTGGACGTCCTCGCTGCTCTCGCCCGCGAGGGCGTCCAGCACCGCGGTGGTGACGCCGGTGGCCAGGTGCTCGTGCACGGCGGTGATCTCGTTGCGCTCCCACCGTTCGCCGATCTGCTGCTGGGCCGTGGCGAGCAGCTCGACCACGCTGCGGTCGGAGCTCATGTGGCGGTCCAGGAGGTCGAGCACGAGCCGGACCCCGCCGGGGCGGTCACCGCTGAGGGCCGACGCGAGGTAGGGCTCCATCAGGTCGGCGGGCGCCCGCGCCGGAGTGGTCTGGACCGCCGGAGGTGCCCACACCCACCGGTCGCGCCCGGAACGTTTGGCCTCGTAGAGCGCCGCGTCGGCCCGCTTCATCGCCTCCGCGGGGTCGTTCGAGGACAGGGCGACGCCGGCGGAGAACGTCACGGGATGGGGTCGCACGTCCGCCCAACTGGTCTGCAGTCGCGACAGGAAGGCATCGGCGTCGCCGCCGGCGGGCAGGACCACCACGAACTCCTCACCCCCGTACCGGCCGACGGTGTCGCTCCCGCGGATGGATTCGGCGAGCAGCGCGCCGAAGGCGGCGAGCACCTCGTCGCCGGCGGCGTGCCCGAGCCCGTCGTTGACCGCCTTGAAGTGGTCGAGGTCGAGCACGATGACCACCTCGGAGGGCATGGTCCTGGCCAGCGAGCGGTCCAGCGTCGCGCGGTTCGGCAGCCCGGTCAGGCCGTCGACCGAGGCCGACCGCGCGAGTCGCTCCACCCGTCCACCGAGCTCGAGCACCCGTCGGACGTCACGGACGAACGGCGGCAGGTACGTGTCGAGCAGGGCCCGTGCCGCCGTCCCCGGCCGGGCCGACGCGACCATAGGGGGACCGTCGTTGAACGAGAGCTCCAGCGGGATCCTGGCCTCGTCGAACACCTCGGCCGACACGAGCTCGCCACCCAGGCTGTGCACCAGGTCGGCGACCAGGCGCCTGGCCTCCGCCGGACCCTCCATCCACAACAGGCCGCGGGTGGCCTCCAGCAGGGCGCGCGGGACGACGCCGCGGGTCTCGCACACTCCGGTCGGTCCGGTGGCGGGGCGCTCCGTCCCCAGGGTCGCGCAGTCGGCCATCTGAGCGATGGTGTGGGCCGAGCCCTCTCCGTCCAACACTGCGTGCTCCTCGATCCGGTTGGCCAACGTGCGAAAGCGCGTCCTCGCGGAACAGACGGAGGGGCCGCGAGGCGTCCGGCGGTCGGCGGGTGCCGACCCTGCGTGACCGGCCGCGCGGGCGCGGTCACCTCATGCCCCCGAGGGTACTCGGGGGGGTGCGCGGCCGGGCCGTCGTCGAGGAAACAGCGACGAACGGCCGATGGGCGGACCCTCCGACGCCGCTCAGCGTCGCGGGCGGACGGCCAGGTACACGGTGTTGGTCGACTCCCCGCCGGTCAGCGGGTTGGGGAACGGCACGACGTGGGCGTCAGCCTGCTCGAACGCCCCCGCCATCCGCCGGACGACCTCGGGCTCGGGCGGCTCGTCGGACCAGAGCGCGAAGACGCCGTCGTCGGTGAGCATCCGGCCCAGCCGCGCGAACCCCTCGACGGTGTAGAGGTCGCCGTGGTCCTCGCGCAGCAGCCAGTCGGGCGCGTGGTCGATGTCGACCAGCACGGCGTCGTAGGTGCGGTCGGCACGACCGGCGCGCACCAGCTCGAAGAAGTCGTCGCGGACGAGGCGGACCCGCTGGTCGGCGGCCAGCCCGCGGGTGTCGGGCAGCAGGTCGCGCCGGTGCCAGGAGACCACCTGCTCCAGTGCCTCGACCACGGTGAGCTCGGCGACGCGGTCGTCCTCGAGGGCGGCGACAGCCGTGTAGCCCAGGCCCAGGCCGCCGACCAGGACCGTCAGCCGGGTGCCCGTCGCCGCCCGCAGCCCGATGCGTGAGAGCTCCTGCTCCCCTTGGACGAACTGGCTCGACATCAGGTAGTCGTCGCCGAGCTTGACCTCGTAGACGTCGCGGTCGGTGACGGGGTCACGGCGCCGGCGGAGGCTGATCTCACCCCACGGCGTCTCGGCCCAGTCGAGCTCCTCGATCCTCACCCACCGAGACTAGTGCCGGCGATCCCGGCCGGCTCCTCGGCGGCCGCAGCCGGGTCTGCGGCACGGCGTCCCGGACTCCTCGGGGCCGGCGTCGCTCGCGCTCCTGGCCGGGCGTGGGTGCTGCTGGAGACTTCACCCCCGGTCCCTTCCGTATGTCGTTGACAGACCGTCGAGGTGACGCCCCAGGCGTGGCGCGGTACGTGGCCCGTGGCGCGGAAGCTTCCGCGTCATCGGCGAACGTCCGCGCCGTCACAGTGATGACGCGGAAGCTCCTCGCCTCCTCGCGGCTCGACGACCAGCCGGCGCCCGCCCGACGCTGACGACCGGGTGCGGTGCTCCGGCGGCCCGCGAGAGTACCGCCACGACGCCGCGCCGGCGGCACGCAGAAGTTCTGGTCGCACGCAGCGATTGCTGCGTGCCGCCCGAACTTCTGCGTCAGCGAACGGTCGCCCTCTGGGAAAGGGTCAGGCGGCGTCGAGCTTGGCCACGAGCTTCGTCAGCATCGTGACGTTGCGGCTGG
Proteins encoded in this window:
- a CDS encoding diguanylate cyclase domain-containing protein, which produces MLDGEGSAHTIAQMADCATLGTERPATGPTGVCETRGVVPRALLEATRGLLWMEGPAEARRLVADLVHSLGGELVSAEVFDEARIPLELSFNDGPPMVASARPGTAARALLDTYLPPFVRDVRRVLELGGRVERLARSASVDGLTGLPNRATLDRSLARTMPSEVVIVLDLDHFKAVNDGLGHAAGDEVLAAFGALLAESIRGSDTVGRYGGEEFVVVLPAGGDADAFLSRLQTSWADVRPHPVTFSAGVALSSNDPAEAMKRADAALYEAKRSGRDRWVWAPPAVQTTPARAPADLMEPYLASALSGDRPGGVRLVLDLLDRHMSSDRSVVELLATAQQQIGERWERNEITAVHEHLATGVTTAVLDALAGESSEDVHGLTLVACPEGDWHSLAAEMFATSLRAEGIGTQVIGASAPGEAVAEFLRRSTCDALAVSCTLPAFFPGVVKLVNLVHSLGVPVIVGGRALGANARRAHRLGADAWAPSAVEAAVILDGWRSAPPVPNPEPVLIDPAVRLLFDSADRLAADAMEVLPRWVPARKGGDPVRMARRQEYLAHTVSSLAASALVDDDSVFLDYLAWLARVLAPRGVSVQALVSALDALGPGVGQISGDAVRLLATGRAELVAQVRD
- a CDS encoding spermidine synthase — protein: MRIEELDWAETPWGEISLRRRRDPVTDRDVYEVKLGDDYLMSSQFVQGEQELSRIGLRAATGTRLTVLVGGLGLGYTAVAALEDDRVAELTVVEALEQVVSWHRRDLLPDTRGLAADQRVRLVRDDFFELVRAGRADRTYDAVLVDIDHAPDWLLREDHGDLYTVEGFARLGRMLTDDGVFALWSDEPPEPEVVRRMAGAFEQADAHVVPFPNPLTGGESTNTVYLAVRPRR